The Candidatus Poribacteria bacterium genome segment TAAAAAGTTCTTGATCAAGGAATGGCTTCCCGCCCTGAAAGGGACACCGGGATGTGTAGAGGTGGAGCTCTTGGACACCTACTGGAGCAGAGCTGGATTCATCGTCACGGAGCTCTGGGAGAGCAGGGAGGCACACGAAAACGGGGTTAAGCGCCTCTGGAGAGGCGAGAGGATGGATTTATTCGATAAAGCCCAGAGATTAGCTCATTTCGACTTCATCTGGGAATGCACTGTGATCGCAAAGGAGGGAAAATGAGGTGAGTTTCTCCTGGAGAGGGAAACGATGTCTTATAACGGGCGCCAGCGGGTTTGTCGGCGCTCATCTGGCGAGGAGATTGGTAGATGAAGGTGCCATCGTCTTCGCATTGGTTTTCAACCCCCGGAAACCTTCCCCGCTTGATGCGCTTGGGGTAAGGGATAAGGTGAAGGTGATAGTCGGGGATATAAGGGAATATGAACTGCTGGAATCGATCCTCAAATCGCACAGGATAGATACCTGTTTTCATCTAGCAGCCGCCAGTATAGTGGAGGCTGCTAAAAGATCGCCAATTTTCACCTTTCAAACGAATATCACGGGGACGTGGAACGTGTTGGAAG includes the following:
- a CDS encoding GDP-mannose 4,6-dehydratase: MSFSWRGKRCLITGASGFVGAHLARRLVDEGAIVFALVFNPRKPSPLDALGVRDKVKVIVGDIREYELLESILKSHRIDTCFHLAAASIVEAAKRSPIFTFQTNITGTWNVLEAARRWGGLRRTVVASSDKAYGEYPEEMLPYREEYELMGTGIYSCSKACADMIARAYFIDYSLPVTITRCSNIYGPADPNLSRIIPGTIAHILNGEPPAIFEESQYHIREYT